A genomic stretch from Onychostoma macrolepis isolate SWU-2019 chromosome 02, ASM1243209v1, whole genome shotgun sequence includes:
- the plcd1b gene encoding 1-phosphatidylinositol 4,5-bisphosphate phosphodiesterase delta-1b isoform X2 has protein sequence MDSNGIAEKQGLEGDGELQFLMNGGDLVKVRSGSWKKTRYYKLQEDCKTMWHESKKTLKSKQTFSVEDIDEVRTGRHTEGLRKYTEDSVEGRAFSILFKGRQKGLDLIASSEEEAKKWVGGLEKVISNIKNLTPQKKTEHWIYSCLRKADTNFDNKISQKEMKSFLQDINIEVDEDYAEMLFQKCDKSKCGFLEGKEIEHFYEILTQREEIDVIYGEYAKTDGLMSAADLVNFLLNEQREDVSQNDALQLIEKYELDENAKAKQQMTKDGFLMYLHQLEGLIFNPAHKGVYQDMNQPLNHYFISSSHNTYLLEDQLKGPSSTEAYIKALLKGCRCVELDCWDGSDGEPVIYHGYTLTSKVLFKDVIKAIQEYAFKTSEYPVILSLENHCSVEQQKIMAQHLISILGSALVTKPLGDQMPTCLPSPEELKGRFIVKGKRLDKLEDMFAEESKTAEEESVTEEEDDEGDEEDQEKKSSKTKSLKLAKELSDIVIYCKSVHFRGFEDSRDKQSFYEMASFKEGKAVKLAEESVNDYIRHNIDKLSRIYPAGLRTDSSNYNPVPLWNAGCQIVALNFQTPCPEMDLNQGLFLQNGQSGYNLKPSYLRDRDTKFDSMTLPDGPWLKNKTLHVMVITAQQLPKVSKRKSSIVDPIVKVQIYGVPADTAAMETLYIENNGFNPMWNENFQFDVRVPDLALVRFLIEDYDSGSNNEFIGQYTLPFNSLKNGYHHVPLLNKNGDHLSSAGLFVHIMVVDAE, from the exons ATGGATTCCAACGGCATTGCTGAGAAACAAG GTTTGGAGGGTGACGGGGAGCTGCAGTTCCTGATGAATGGCGGAGATCTTGTGAAAGTCCGTTCGGGATCATGGAAAAAGACACGCTACTACAAACTACAGGAGGACTGCAAGACCATGTGGCATGAATCCAAAAAGACCTTGAAGTCCAAACAGACAT TCTCTGTTGAGGACATTGACGAGGTACGAACAGGTCGGCATACGGAGGGTTTGAGGAAATACACAGAGGATTCAGTGGAGGGTCGAGCGTTCTCCATCCTGTTTAAGGGCCGACAGAAGGGCCTGGACCTGATCGCCAGCTCTGAGGAGGAAGCCAAGAAGTGGGTCGGCGGTTTGGAGAAGGTCATCTCAAACATAAAGAACCTCACTCCTCAGAAGAAAACAGAGCA CTGGATCTACAGCTGTTTGCGTAAAGCAGATACAAACTTTGATAACAAGATCAGTCAGAAAGAGATGAAGAGCTTTCTACAAGACATCAACATTGAGGTGGATGAAGACTACGCTGAAATGCTCTTTCAG AAATGTGACAAATCAAAGTGCGGATTCCTGGAGGGCAAGGAGATTGAGCATTTCTATGAAATCCTGACACAAAGAGAGGAGATTGATGTCATCTATGGAGAGTATGCAAAGACAGATGGTCTCATGAGCGCCGCTGACCTGGTCAACTTCCTGTTGAATGAACAGAGAGAAGACGTGTCTCAGAATGATGCCCTTCAGCTTATTGAGAAATATGAACTTGATGAAAATG CCAAAGCCAAACAGCAAATGACAAAGGATGGCTTCCTCATGTACTTGCACCAGCTGGAGGGGCTGATCTTTAACCCGGCTCATAAAGGTGTTTACCAGGACATGAACCAGCCTCTCAACCATTACTTCATCTCCTCCTCTCACAACACATACCTGCTGGAGGACCAGCTCAAAGGACCCAGCAGCACTGAGGCATATATAAA AGCACTTCTGAAGGGCTGCCGCTGTGTGGAGTTGGACTGCTGGGATGGATCAGATGGAGAGCCGGTCATTTACCATGGATACACTCTCACCTCAAAGGTCCTCTTCAAAGATGTGATCAAAGCCATTCAAGAATATGCctttaag ACGTCTGAGTATCCTGTGATCCTATCTTTGGAGAACCACTGCAGTGTGGAGCAGCAGAAGATCATGGCTCAGCACTTGATCTCCATCCTGGGTAGTGCTCTGGTCACCAAACCCCTCGGAGATCAGATGCCGACATGCCTCCCTTCCCCAGAG GAGCTCAAAGGCCGGTTCATAGTCAAAGGGAAAAGACTAGACAAACTTGAGGACATGTTTGCAGAAGAGTCCAAAACAGCAGAGGAAGAAAGTGTAACGGAGGAAGAAGATGATGAAGGTGATGAAGAAGACCAGGAAAAGAAGTCTAGT aaaacaaagtcGCTGAAGTTGGCGAAGGAGCTGTCTGATATCGTGATCTATTGCAAGAGTGTCCACTTCCGTGGGTTTGAGGATTCCCGGGACAAGCAGTCCTTTTATGAGATGGCCTCCTTCAAAGAGGGAAAAGCTGTGAAACTGGCGGAGGAATCAG TGAACGATTATATCCGTCACAATATAGACAAACTCAGCCGGATTTACCCAGCAGGACTGAGGACGGACTCCTCAAACTATAACCCAGTGCCTCTGTGGAACGCAGGCTGTCAGATAG TGGCCCTTAACTTCCAGACGCCCTGCCCAGAGATGGATCTGAACCAGGGGCTCTTCCTCCAGAACGGACAGAGTGGTTACAACCTCAAGCCTTCTTACCTACGAGACCGAGACACTAAATTTGACTCAATGACTCTTCCCGATGGACCGTGGTTAAAGAATAAGACTCTTCATGTGATG GTGATCACAGCCCAACAGTTACCCAAAGTGAGCAAAAGGAAGTCCTCCATTGTTGATCCCATTGTGAAAGTGCAGATCTATGGTGTGCCGGCCGATACTGCTGCGATGGAAACGCTGTACATTGAGAATAACG GCTTCAACCCCATGTGGAATGAGAACTTCCAGTTTGATGTGCGTGTGCCAGATCTAGCCCTTGTGCGCTTTTTGATTGAGGACTACGACTCCGGTTCGAACAATGAATTTATTGGCCAGTACACACTTCCCTTTAACAGCCTAAAGAATG GATATCACCACGTGCCACTACTCAATAAGAATGGAGACCACCTTTCCTCCGCTGGACTGTTCGTTCACATCATGGTTGTGGATGCTGAATAA
- the plcd1b gene encoding 1-phosphatidylinositol 4,5-bisphosphate phosphodiesterase delta-1b isoform X1 — translation MQCVRRQPARTKSQESLYRAQMKTTSRNNMKRLGLEGDGELQFLMNGGDLVKVRSGSWKKTRYYKLQEDCKTMWHESKKTLKSKQTFSVEDIDEVRTGRHTEGLRKYTEDSVEGRAFSILFKGRQKGLDLIASSEEEAKKWVGGLEKVISNIKNLTPQKKTEHWIYSCLRKADTNFDNKISQKEMKSFLQDINIEVDEDYAEMLFQKCDKSKCGFLEGKEIEHFYEILTQREEIDVIYGEYAKTDGLMSAADLVNFLLNEQREDVSQNDALQLIEKYELDENAKAKQQMTKDGFLMYLHQLEGLIFNPAHKGVYQDMNQPLNHYFISSSHNTYLLEDQLKGPSSTEAYIKALLKGCRCVELDCWDGSDGEPVIYHGYTLTSKVLFKDVIKAIQEYAFKTSEYPVILSLENHCSVEQQKIMAQHLISILGSALVTKPLGDQMPTCLPSPEELKGRFIVKGKRLDKLEDMFAEESKTAEEESVTEEEDDEGDEEDQEKKSSKTKSLKLAKELSDIVIYCKSVHFRGFEDSRDKQSFYEMASFKEGKAVKLAEESVNDYIRHNIDKLSRIYPAGLRTDSSNYNPVPLWNAGCQIVALNFQTPCPEMDLNQGLFLQNGQSGYNLKPSYLRDRDTKFDSMTLPDGPWLKNKTLHVMVITAQQLPKVSKRKSSIVDPIVKVQIYGVPADTAAMETLYIENNGFNPMWNENFQFDVRVPDLALVRFLIEDYDSGSNNEFIGQYTLPFNSLKNGYHHVPLLNKNGDHLSSAGLFVHIMVVDAE, via the exons ATGCAGTGTGTACGAAGACAACCAGCGCGGACCAAATCTCAAGAGTCCTTATACCGAGCGCAGATGAAAACAACCTCGAGAAACAACATGAAACGTCTCG GTTTGGAGGGTGACGGGGAGCTGCAGTTCCTGATGAATGGCGGAGATCTTGTGAAAGTCCGTTCGGGATCATGGAAAAAGACACGCTACTACAAACTACAGGAGGACTGCAAGACCATGTGGCATGAATCCAAAAAGACCTTGAAGTCCAAACAGACAT TCTCTGTTGAGGACATTGACGAGGTACGAACAGGTCGGCATACGGAGGGTTTGAGGAAATACACAGAGGATTCAGTGGAGGGTCGAGCGTTCTCCATCCTGTTTAAGGGCCGACAGAAGGGCCTGGACCTGATCGCCAGCTCTGAGGAGGAAGCCAAGAAGTGGGTCGGCGGTTTGGAGAAGGTCATCTCAAACATAAAGAACCTCACTCCTCAGAAGAAAACAGAGCA CTGGATCTACAGCTGTTTGCGTAAAGCAGATACAAACTTTGATAACAAGATCAGTCAGAAAGAGATGAAGAGCTTTCTACAAGACATCAACATTGAGGTGGATGAAGACTACGCTGAAATGCTCTTTCAG AAATGTGACAAATCAAAGTGCGGATTCCTGGAGGGCAAGGAGATTGAGCATTTCTATGAAATCCTGACACAAAGAGAGGAGATTGATGTCATCTATGGAGAGTATGCAAAGACAGATGGTCTCATGAGCGCCGCTGACCTGGTCAACTTCCTGTTGAATGAACAGAGAGAAGACGTGTCTCAGAATGATGCCCTTCAGCTTATTGAGAAATATGAACTTGATGAAAATG CCAAAGCCAAACAGCAAATGACAAAGGATGGCTTCCTCATGTACTTGCACCAGCTGGAGGGGCTGATCTTTAACCCGGCTCATAAAGGTGTTTACCAGGACATGAACCAGCCTCTCAACCATTACTTCATCTCCTCCTCTCACAACACATACCTGCTGGAGGACCAGCTCAAAGGACCCAGCAGCACTGAGGCATATATAAA AGCACTTCTGAAGGGCTGCCGCTGTGTGGAGTTGGACTGCTGGGATGGATCAGATGGAGAGCCGGTCATTTACCATGGATACACTCTCACCTCAAAGGTCCTCTTCAAAGATGTGATCAAAGCCATTCAAGAATATGCctttaag ACGTCTGAGTATCCTGTGATCCTATCTTTGGAGAACCACTGCAGTGTGGAGCAGCAGAAGATCATGGCTCAGCACTTGATCTCCATCCTGGGTAGTGCTCTGGTCACCAAACCCCTCGGAGATCAGATGCCGACATGCCTCCCTTCCCCAGAG GAGCTCAAAGGCCGGTTCATAGTCAAAGGGAAAAGACTAGACAAACTTGAGGACATGTTTGCAGAAGAGTCCAAAACAGCAGAGGAAGAAAGTGTAACGGAGGAAGAAGATGATGAAGGTGATGAAGAAGACCAGGAAAAGAAGTCTAGT aaaacaaagtcGCTGAAGTTGGCGAAGGAGCTGTCTGATATCGTGATCTATTGCAAGAGTGTCCACTTCCGTGGGTTTGAGGATTCCCGGGACAAGCAGTCCTTTTATGAGATGGCCTCCTTCAAAGAGGGAAAAGCTGTGAAACTGGCGGAGGAATCAG TGAACGATTATATCCGTCACAATATAGACAAACTCAGCCGGATTTACCCAGCAGGACTGAGGACGGACTCCTCAAACTATAACCCAGTGCCTCTGTGGAACGCAGGCTGTCAGATAG TGGCCCTTAACTTCCAGACGCCCTGCCCAGAGATGGATCTGAACCAGGGGCTCTTCCTCCAGAACGGACAGAGTGGTTACAACCTCAAGCCTTCTTACCTACGAGACCGAGACACTAAATTTGACTCAATGACTCTTCCCGATGGACCGTGGTTAAAGAATAAGACTCTTCATGTGATG GTGATCACAGCCCAACAGTTACCCAAAGTGAGCAAAAGGAAGTCCTCCATTGTTGATCCCATTGTGAAAGTGCAGATCTATGGTGTGCCGGCCGATACTGCTGCGATGGAAACGCTGTACATTGAGAATAACG GCTTCAACCCCATGTGGAATGAGAACTTCCAGTTTGATGTGCGTGTGCCAGATCTAGCCCTTGTGCGCTTTTTGATTGAGGACTACGACTCCGGTTCGAACAATGAATTTATTGGCCAGTACACACTTCCCTTTAACAGCCTAAAGAATG GATATCACCACGTGCCACTACTCAATAAGAATGGAGACCACCTTTCCTCCGCTGGACTGTTCGTTCACATCATGGTTGTGGATGCTGAATAA
- the ctdsplb gene encoding CTD (carboxy-terminal domain, RNA polymerase II, polypeptide A) small phosphatase-like b isoform X1 — MDNTSIITQVTNPKEEEILSSSAEKVSLSNSSLKKKRTRSIFSSFFCCLRSYDAEPPTTPNNNSSPLPPPVEENGAPPKCDQVEVIPIPSPPEKYLLPEVNINDYGKKCVVIDLDETLVHSSFKPISNADFIVPVEIDGTVHQVYVLKRPHVDEFLQKMGELFECVLFTASLAKYADPVADLLDQWGVFRARLFRESCVFHRGNYVKDLSRLGRELRNVIIVDNSPASYIFHPENAVPVQSWFDDMNDTELLDLLPFFEGLSKEEEVYGVLQNLRGR; from the exons ATGGACAACACGTCCATAATAACGCAGGTTACGAACCCCAAGGAGGAGGAGATACTCTCGTCAAGTGCTGAGAAAG TTTCGCTGTCTAACAGCAGTCTGAAGAAGAAGAGGACTCGCAGCATCTTCAGCTCATTTTTCTGCTGTCTGAGAAGTTACGATGCCGAGCCCCCCACCACCcccaacaacaacagcagcccTCTGCCTCCACCTGTGGAGGAGAACGGAGCTCCACCAAAG TGTGACCAGGTTGAGGTCATCCCTATCCCCAGT CCTCCAGAGAAGTACCTCCTACCTGAGGTTAACATAAATGACTATGGGAAGAAGTGTGTGGTAATAGACTTGGATGAGACTCTGGTGCACAGCTCGTTTAAG CCCATTAGCAACGCTGATTTCATCGTCCCCGTGGAGATCGACGGCACAGTGCATCAG GTGTATGTGCTCAAAAGGCCTCACGTTGACGAGTTCCTGCAGAAAATGGGCGAGCTGTTTGAATGTGTGCTTTTCACAGCCAGTCTAGCCAAG TATGCTGACCCGGTGGCTGACCTGCTGGACCAGTGGGGTGTGTTTCGGGCGAGACTCTTCCGGGAATCCTGCGTTTTCCACAGAGGGAACTATGTTAAAGACCTTAGTCGGCTTGGGAGAGAGCTCAGGAACGTCATCATTGTGGACAACTCCCCTGCTTCCTACATTTTCCATCCTGAAAATGCT GTTCCCGTGCAGTCGTGGTTTGATGACATGAATGACACGGAGCTCCTGGACCTGCTGCCTTTCTTTGAGGGACTGAGCAAAGAGGAGGAAGTGTACGGGGTGCTGCAGAACCTGAGGGGCAGGTAG
- the ctdsplb gene encoding CTD (carboxy-terminal domain, RNA polymerase II, polypeptide A) small phosphatase-like b isoform X2, which yields MDNTSIITQVTNPKEEEILSSSAEKVSLSNSSLKKKRTRSIFSSFFCCLRSYDAEPPTTPNNNSSPLPPPVEENGAPPKPPEKYLLPEVNINDYGKKCVVIDLDETLVHSSFKPISNADFIVPVEIDGTVHQVYVLKRPHVDEFLQKMGELFECVLFTASLAKYADPVADLLDQWGVFRARLFRESCVFHRGNYVKDLSRLGRELRNVIIVDNSPASYIFHPENAVPVQSWFDDMNDTELLDLLPFFEGLSKEEEVYGVLQNLRGR from the exons ATGGACAACACGTCCATAATAACGCAGGTTACGAACCCCAAGGAGGAGGAGATACTCTCGTCAAGTGCTGAGAAAG TTTCGCTGTCTAACAGCAGTCTGAAGAAGAAGAGGACTCGCAGCATCTTCAGCTCATTTTTCTGCTGTCTGAGAAGTTACGATGCCGAGCCCCCCACCACCcccaacaacaacagcagcccTCTGCCTCCACCTGTGGAGGAGAACGGAGCTCCACCAAAG CCTCCAGAGAAGTACCTCCTACCTGAGGTTAACATAAATGACTATGGGAAGAAGTGTGTGGTAATAGACTTGGATGAGACTCTGGTGCACAGCTCGTTTAAG CCCATTAGCAACGCTGATTTCATCGTCCCCGTGGAGATCGACGGCACAGTGCATCAG GTGTATGTGCTCAAAAGGCCTCACGTTGACGAGTTCCTGCAGAAAATGGGCGAGCTGTTTGAATGTGTGCTTTTCACAGCCAGTCTAGCCAAG TATGCTGACCCGGTGGCTGACCTGCTGGACCAGTGGGGTGTGTTTCGGGCGAGACTCTTCCGGGAATCCTGCGTTTTCCACAGAGGGAACTATGTTAAAGACCTTAGTCGGCTTGGGAGAGAGCTCAGGAACGTCATCATTGTGGACAACTCCCCTGCTTCCTACATTTTCCATCCTGAAAATGCT GTTCCCGTGCAGTCGTGGTTTGATGACATGAATGACACGGAGCTCCTGGACCTGCTGCCTTTCTTTGAGGGACTGAGCAAAGAGGAGGAAGTGTACGGGGTGCTGCAGAACCTGAGGGGCAGGTAG